A part of Gossypium hirsutum isolate 1008001.06 chromosome A07, Gossypium_hirsutum_v2.1, whole genome shotgun sequence genomic DNA contains:
- the LOC107952907 gene encoding AT-hook motif nuclear-localized protein 22 gives MDPVTAHGRPVPPPFLTRELHLNPHHQFLNHRQQYNSEDEPNRGKKRDRQEAAATTTNDTSESKEVAINEGEITRKPRGRPAGSKNKPKPPIIITRDSANALRSHVMEIANGSDVMETVSTFARRRQRGVCILSGNGTVLNVTLRQPGAPGAVVTLHGRFEILSLSGSFLPPPAPSAASCLTIYLAGAQGQVVGGTVVGPLAASGPVVIMVASFGNAAYERLPLEEEEQPVELTPESGSVGSPRSMVGQQQQQLLQDPNGSFVQGLPPNLLNSVQLPAEAYWGTGRPPY, from the coding sequence ATGGACCCAGTCACAGCTCATGGCCGCCCTGTTCCTCCTCCTTTCCTCACAAGAGAGCTTCATCTAAATCCGCACCATCAATTCTTGAATCACCGCCAACAATATAACTCAGAAGACGAGCCCAACCGTGGCAAGAAACGAGATCGACAAGAAGCAGCAGCAACCACCACAAACGACACGAGTGAAAGCAAAGAAGTAGCCATAAATGAAGGTGAAATCACAAGAAAACCACGAGGCAGACCTGCGGGTTCCAAGAACAAGCCTAAGCCACCCATCATAATAACCCGTGATAGTGCAAATGCCCTCCGATCCCATGTTATGGAGATTGCCAACGGCTCTGATGTTATGGAGACTGTTTCGACTTTTGCTAGGCGAAGACAAAGAGGTGTTTGCATTTTGAGTGGGAACGGAACGGTATTAAATGTAACCTTAAGGCAACCAGGAGCTCCCGGTGCCGTCGTCACTTTACATGGAAGATTCGAAATTTTATCACTTTCTGGGTCGTTTTTACCTCCTCCAGCACCATCGGCCGCATCATGTTTGACAATATATTTAGCCGGCGCTCAAGGTCAAGTAGTCGGAGGAACCGTGGTGGGTCCACTTGCTGCTTCAGGTCCGGTGGTTATTATGGTGGCTTCTTTCGGTAATGCAGCGTATGAAAGGCTTCCCTTGGAGGAAGAGGAACAGCCAGTGGAGCTGACTCCTGAAAGCGGATCCGTAGGGTCACCAAGAAGCATGGTTGGTCAACAGCAACAGCAACTATTGCAGGATCCCAACGGATCCTTTGTTCAAGGATTGCCACCAAATCTTCTAAATTCAGTCCAATTGCCAGCTGAGGCTTACTGGGGCACAGGTCGTCCCCCTTATTAA